One Tachysurus fulvidraco isolate hzauxx_2018 chromosome 2, HZAU_PFXX_2.0, whole genome shotgun sequence DNA segment encodes these proteins:
- the LOC113652248 gene encoding fibroblast growth factor receptor-like isoform X1 produces the protein MRITSLERLAPEDRGNYLPEGENISFPGPLMSSKTQKEDVMRFIQRKSQECLQHVEEPNQKEAYFFWKLMELRCNQNGNTLLAEVAVLLFKNYRLLKKLLGVNNQDSWCLPLAKLLCSDNPKDQILNDVIQMGQDLDSKGLTHAAQLCYIVAMEELQILERSSFELIGCDRLGISQSAMREAIEKTEVYEYVCWLTTGFSQPNFQSFKSYHAIRLFEFGLFDQAFEYCKTIATAIASFPQEISKTTMKLTIALSETLHQGKGKEPEWLLNLRQLYADKVFMPMTPEGSLMYSVVFNLQRPREECHDKTWEVFESQYTTGELLGKGGYGSVRAGVRKADGKQVAIKHVGKTTNDVFITIPGETHSLPLEVALMEMVSKPSRCEKVLELFEWFDTSDSYILVLERPSPCTDLRQFLNGHNCRLSETLVKQIMRQLVQAARHCNEHGVLHRDIKAENILINTETLELKLIDFGCGCLLQDTPYKCFAGTWAYCPPEWLCEELYLGVPATIWSLGVVLFDMVCGHLPFSCEDDIIDRNMRIASGLSQGCRDLILWCLHRHPYVRPTFEEILSHEWFEEPQKEVKDQLPLLESQITPWEVFESLYTPGDMLGEGGYGTVCAGYRNADGKQVAIKYVRKSPDNDFITIFGETRSLDWFEMSNCYISVLERPRPCTVVQK, from the exons CAGTAAGACCCAGAAGGAGGATGTGATGCGGTTTATCCAGAGAAAATCCCAGGAGTGCCTACAGCATGTGGAGGAACCCAACCAAAAGGAAGCTTATTTCTTCTGGAAGCTTATGGAGCTGCGTTGCAACCAAAATGGA AACACACTGCTGGCTGAAGTCGCTGTGCTCCTGTTTAAGAACTACAGACTTCTGAAGAAACtg CTAGGGGTTAACAATCAAGATAGCTGGTGTCTTCCGCTGGCGAAACTTTTATGCTCTGACAACCCAAAAGACCAGATACTGAATGATGTGATTCAAATGGGACAGGACCTTG ACTCCAAAGGACTGACCCATGCTGCACAGCTGTGTTACATAGTTGCAATGGAGGAGCTGCAGATTTTAGAGAGATCCAGCTTCGAGCTCATTGGCTGTGACAG ACTGGGAATCAGCCAATCAGCCATGAGGGAAGCGATTGAAAAAACTGAGGTATACGAATACGTATGTTGGCTGACCACAGGGTTCTCCCAGCCAAACTTCCAG AGCTTCAAGTCCTATCACGCCATCAGGCTATTTGAGTTTGGCCTTTTCGACCAAGCCTTTGAGTACTGCAAGACCATCGCTACAGCAATCGCTTCCTTTCCACAAGAAATCTCAAAGACCACGATGAAACTGACCATTGCG CTTTCAGAGACGCTACACCAAGGGAAGGGAAAAGAACCAGAGTGGCTGCTAAATCTTCGTCAACTGTACGCAGATAAAGTGTTTATGCCGATGACCCCAGAAGGTAGCCTAATGTATAGTGTGGTGTTCAATCTCCAGCGTCCACGTGAGGAATGCCATGATAAAACCTGGG AGGTGTTTGAGTCCCAGTACACTACTGGAGAGCTGCTGGGTAAAGGAGGCTACGGGAGTGTCCGTGCAGGAGTCCGTAAGGCAGACGGTAAACAG GTTGCCATTAAACATGTGGGCAAGACGACGAATGACGTTTTCATCACCATT CCTGGAGAGACACACAGCCTTCCTCTGGAGGTTGCACTGATGGAAATGGTGTCCAAGCCATCTCGATGTGAGAAAGTGTTGGAGCTGTTCGAGTGGTTCGACACGTCAGACAGCTACATCTTGGTTTTGGAGAGACCCAGCCCCTGCACAGACCTCCGTCAGTTCCTGAATGGTCACAATTGTCGACTGTCAGAAACACTGGTGAAACAAATCATGCGTCAGTTGGTACAGGCTGCTCGCCATTGCAATGAGCATGGTGTCCTGCACCGTGACATCAAGGCAGAGAATATTCTCATCAACACAGAAACACTGGAGCTAAAGCTGATAGACTTTGGCTGTGGGTGTTTGCTGCAGGACACCCCCTACAAATGTTTTGCAG GAACTTGGGCGTACTGCCCACCTGAGTGGTTATGTGAGGAACTATATTTGGGTGTTCCTGCTACCATCTGGAGCCTGGGAGTTGTTCTGTTTGACATGGTGTGTGGACACCTGCCCTTCAGTTGTGAGGATGACATCATTGACCGGAACATGCGAATCGCTTCCGGCTTGTCTCAAG GTTGCCGTGATCTGATCTTGTGGTGTCTACACAGACATCCTTACGTTCGTCCCACGTTCGAGGAAATCCTCAGCCacgaatggtttgaggaacctCAGAAGGAAGTCAAG GACCAGCTTCCTCTTCTGGAGAGCCAAATTACACCATGGG AGGTGTTTGAGTCACTGTACACTCCTGGAGATATGTTGGGTGAAGGAGGCTACGGGACAGTCTGTGCAGGATATCGTAATGCGGATGGCAAGCAG GTTGCAATTAAATACGTGAGAAAAAGTCCGGACAATGACTTCATCACCATT TTTGGAGAGACACGCAGCCTTGATTGGTTTGAGATGTCCAACTGCTACATCTCGGTCCTGGAGCGACCACGTCCCTGCACGGTTGTCCAGAAATAA
- the LOC113652248 gene encoding fibroblast growth factor receptor-like isoform X2, which yields MRITSLERLAPEDRGNYLPEGENISFPGPLMSKTQKEDVMRFIQRKSQECLQHVEEPNQKEAYFFWKLMELRCNQNGNTLLAEVAVLLFKNYRLLKKLLGVNNQDSWCLPLAKLLCSDNPKDQILNDVIQMGQDLDSKGLTHAAQLCYIVAMEELQILERSSFELIGCDRLGISQSAMREAIEKTEVYEYVCWLTTGFSQPNFQSFKSYHAIRLFEFGLFDQAFEYCKTIATAIASFPQEISKTTMKLTIALSETLHQGKGKEPEWLLNLRQLYADKVFMPMTPEGSLMYSVVFNLQRPREECHDKTWEVFESQYTTGELLGKGGYGSVRAGVRKADGKQVAIKHVGKTTNDVFITIPGETHSLPLEVALMEMVSKPSRCEKVLELFEWFDTSDSYILVLERPSPCTDLRQFLNGHNCRLSETLVKQIMRQLVQAARHCNEHGVLHRDIKAENILINTETLELKLIDFGCGCLLQDTPYKCFAGTWAYCPPEWLCEELYLGVPATIWSLGVVLFDMVCGHLPFSCEDDIIDRNMRIASGLSQGCRDLILWCLHRHPYVRPTFEEILSHEWFEEPQKEVKDQLPLLESQITPWEVFESLYTPGDMLGEGGYGTVCAGYRNADGKQVAIKYVRKSPDNDFITIFGETRSLDWFEMSNCYISVLERPRPCTVVQK from the exons TAAGACCCAGAAGGAGGATGTGATGCGGTTTATCCAGAGAAAATCCCAGGAGTGCCTACAGCATGTGGAGGAACCCAACCAAAAGGAAGCTTATTTCTTCTGGAAGCTTATGGAGCTGCGTTGCAACCAAAATGGA AACACACTGCTGGCTGAAGTCGCTGTGCTCCTGTTTAAGAACTACAGACTTCTGAAGAAACtg CTAGGGGTTAACAATCAAGATAGCTGGTGTCTTCCGCTGGCGAAACTTTTATGCTCTGACAACCCAAAAGACCAGATACTGAATGATGTGATTCAAATGGGACAGGACCTTG ACTCCAAAGGACTGACCCATGCTGCACAGCTGTGTTACATAGTTGCAATGGAGGAGCTGCAGATTTTAGAGAGATCCAGCTTCGAGCTCATTGGCTGTGACAG ACTGGGAATCAGCCAATCAGCCATGAGGGAAGCGATTGAAAAAACTGAGGTATACGAATACGTATGTTGGCTGACCACAGGGTTCTCCCAGCCAAACTTCCAG AGCTTCAAGTCCTATCACGCCATCAGGCTATTTGAGTTTGGCCTTTTCGACCAAGCCTTTGAGTACTGCAAGACCATCGCTACAGCAATCGCTTCCTTTCCACAAGAAATCTCAAAGACCACGATGAAACTGACCATTGCG CTTTCAGAGACGCTACACCAAGGGAAGGGAAAAGAACCAGAGTGGCTGCTAAATCTTCGTCAACTGTACGCAGATAAAGTGTTTATGCCGATGACCCCAGAAGGTAGCCTAATGTATAGTGTGGTGTTCAATCTCCAGCGTCCACGTGAGGAATGCCATGATAAAACCTGGG AGGTGTTTGAGTCCCAGTACACTACTGGAGAGCTGCTGGGTAAAGGAGGCTACGGGAGTGTCCGTGCAGGAGTCCGTAAGGCAGACGGTAAACAG GTTGCCATTAAACATGTGGGCAAGACGACGAATGACGTTTTCATCACCATT CCTGGAGAGACACACAGCCTTCCTCTGGAGGTTGCACTGATGGAAATGGTGTCCAAGCCATCTCGATGTGAGAAAGTGTTGGAGCTGTTCGAGTGGTTCGACACGTCAGACAGCTACATCTTGGTTTTGGAGAGACCCAGCCCCTGCACAGACCTCCGTCAGTTCCTGAATGGTCACAATTGTCGACTGTCAGAAACACTGGTGAAACAAATCATGCGTCAGTTGGTACAGGCTGCTCGCCATTGCAATGAGCATGGTGTCCTGCACCGTGACATCAAGGCAGAGAATATTCTCATCAACACAGAAACACTGGAGCTAAAGCTGATAGACTTTGGCTGTGGGTGTTTGCTGCAGGACACCCCCTACAAATGTTTTGCAG GAACTTGGGCGTACTGCCCACCTGAGTGGTTATGTGAGGAACTATATTTGGGTGTTCCTGCTACCATCTGGAGCCTGGGAGTTGTTCTGTTTGACATGGTGTGTGGACACCTGCCCTTCAGTTGTGAGGATGACATCATTGACCGGAACATGCGAATCGCTTCCGGCTTGTCTCAAG GTTGCCGTGATCTGATCTTGTGGTGTCTACACAGACATCCTTACGTTCGTCCCACGTTCGAGGAAATCCTCAGCCacgaatggtttgaggaacctCAGAAGGAAGTCAAG GACCAGCTTCCTCTTCTGGAGAGCCAAATTACACCATGGG AGGTGTTTGAGTCACTGTACACTCCTGGAGATATGTTGGGTGAAGGAGGCTACGGGACAGTCTGTGCAGGATATCGTAATGCGGATGGCAAGCAG GTTGCAATTAAATACGTGAGAAAAAGTCCGGACAATGACTTCATCACCATT TTTGGAGAGACACGCAGCCTTGATTGGTTTGAGATGTCCAACTGCTACATCTCGGTCCTGGAGCGACCACGTCCCTGCACGGTTGTCCAGAAATAA